A genomic region of Camelus ferus isolate YT-003-E chromosome 11, BCGSAC_Cfer_1.0, whole genome shotgun sequence contains the following coding sequences:
- the LOC106728919 gene encoding zinc finger protein 39-like, which yields MSLESSKPGSPFVDVVLLVPPFVRHLLFMPLRLDFCSCLMFTRTCERLNSQVSCSADPGRCCELRRNLLLKGLVSFEDLSPTFTWEEWQDLDDTQRTLYRDVMLETCSSLVSLGHCITKPEVLIKLEQGAEPWTVKEPPD from the exons ATGAGCTTAGAGTCATCCAAG CCTGGGAGCCCCTTCGTGGACGTGGTGCTGCTGGTGCCTCCATTCGTGCGGCATCTGCTCTTCATGCCCTTGCGGCTCGACTTCTGCTCTTGCCTCATGTTCACAAGAACATGTG aaagactgAATTCCCAGGTTTCCTGTTCTGCTGACCCAGGCCGATGCTGTGAATTGAGGAGAAATTTGCTGTTAAAAGGGCTGGTGTCATTTGAGGATCTGTCTCCGACCTTCACCTGGGAGGAGTGGCAGGACCTGGATGATACTCAGAGGACCCTGTACagggatgtgatgctggagaccTGCAGTAGCCTGGTGTCACTGG GGCACTGCATTACCAAACCTGAGGTGCTCATCAAGTTGGAGCAAGGAGCAGAGCCATGGACTGTAAAAGAGCCCCCAGACTAG